Proteins from a genomic interval of Rhodococcus rhodochrous:
- a CDS encoding SDR family NAD(P)-dependent oxidoreductase, whose translation MQFQDKVVFVTGAASGMGLATAAAFAEQGAVVYGADISAENLERDFAALPGARPVPLDIADPDAVRAAFAKVADEQGRLDVLVNAAGVNTPNRAAAEALNEENYKGFTAAKEGRPHHPEFIESVTDEDFDRVLKINLYGPFYTTRAAVPLMKKAGGGAIVNFSSAAALMSVAMPAYYPASKAGVLGLTRETATELAPFGIRVNALAPGAVDTPLFRQTDPEFNEFLVSLQPIKRPATPEEVARTVLFLAGEEGAYYTGQTFSPSGGLVM comes from the coding sequence ATGCAGTTCCAGGACAAGGTCGTCTTCGTCACCGGTGCCGCGTCGGGCATGGGTCTGGCCACCGCTGCGGCGTTCGCCGAACAGGGCGCCGTCGTCTACGGGGCGGACATCTCCGCCGAGAATCTCGAGCGCGACTTCGCAGCGCTGCCCGGAGCCCGCCCGGTTCCCCTCGACATCGCCGATCCCGATGCCGTGCGTGCCGCCTTCGCGAAGGTCGCCGACGAGCAGGGCCGTCTCGACGTGCTCGTGAACGCCGCGGGGGTCAACACGCCCAACCGCGCCGCCGCCGAAGCGCTCAACGAGGAGAACTACAAGGGCTTCACCGCGGCCAAGGAGGGCCGGCCGCACCACCCCGAGTTCATCGAGTCGGTCACCGACGAGGACTTCGACCGCGTCCTCAAGATCAACCTGTACGGGCCGTTCTACACCACCCGCGCCGCCGTGCCGCTGATGAAGAAGGCCGGAGGGGGAGCGATCGTCAACTTCTCGTCCGCCGCCGCGCTGATGTCCGTCGCGATGCCGGCCTACTACCCGGCCTCGAAGGCCGGTGTCCTCGGCCTCACCCGTGAGACCGCGACCGAACTCGCGCCCTTCGGCATCCGCGTCAACGCACTCGCCCCCGGGGCCGTCGACACCCCGCTGTTCCGGCAGACCGACCCCGAGTTCAACGAGTTCCTCGTATCCCTGCAGCCGATCAAACGGCCCGCCACCCCCGAGGAGGTCGCGCGGACCGTGCTGTTCCTCGCCGGTGAGGAAGGCGCCTACTACACCGGGCAGACGTTCTCGCCGTCCGGCGGCCTCGTCATGTGA
- a CDS encoding serine hydrolase domain-containing protein — MTALATRALDRKALTRLTDEIRRDIDRGDYDGVNIIVARHGEIAVNETIGYAERATETPMRHDNVFRILSMTKSFTNALAYRALGEGKLALSTRVVDIIPEFFGTDVFRSVRKDRINLHHLLTHRSGMPATPNPGLGPDRFGVLADVIEALCSVDVVNEPGTNLNYAPSINHALMGEMVRRVYGYERFRDLAKDLIFDPIGMTRTAFGLPEAWRADAVPLKAYVPDNGWLSPADIEDLNDAIGEESEIPWVGAVSTVDDIFAYAEMFRRKGEVDGEYLIAPVVVDRATTLQTGTMSNDLYAGIAASRGWETPPGNFGLGFSLSGTGSHASFFGPFTSPRTFGNYGAGSSLFWVDPELDMTFVFLSAGCMDEGDNVARFQKLSTMAAAAAV, encoded by the coding sequence ATGACCGCCCTCGCCACCCGCGCCCTGGACCGCAAGGCCCTCACCCGCCTGACCGACGAGATCCGCCGCGACATCGATCGCGGGGATTACGACGGCGTCAACATCATCGTCGCCCGCCACGGCGAGATCGCCGTGAACGAGACCATCGGCTACGCCGAACGCGCGACCGAGACCCCGATGCGGCACGACAACGTCTTCCGCATCCTGTCGATGACGAAGTCGTTCACCAACGCGCTCGCCTACCGGGCCCTCGGTGAGGGCAAGTTGGCCCTGTCGACCCGCGTCGTCGACATCATCCCCGAGTTCTTCGGCACCGACGTCTTCCGGTCCGTGCGCAAGGACCGGATCAACCTGCACCACCTGCTGACCCACCGCTCCGGCATGCCGGCCACCCCGAACCCCGGCCTCGGTCCTGACCGCTTCGGTGTGCTCGCCGACGTCATCGAGGCGCTGTGCTCGGTGGACGTGGTCAACGAACCCGGCACCAACCTCAACTACGCGCCTTCGATCAACCACGCCCTCATGGGCGAGATGGTCCGGCGCGTCTACGGATACGAGCGCTTCCGCGACCTGGCGAAGGATCTGATCTTCGACCCGATCGGGATGACCCGCACCGCCTTCGGTCTGCCCGAGGCCTGGCGCGCCGACGCCGTGCCGCTCAAGGCGTACGTCCCCGACAACGGATGGCTCTCGCCCGCCGACATCGAGGACCTCAACGACGCCATCGGCGAGGAATCGGAGATCCCCTGGGTCGGTGCCGTGAGCACCGTCGACGACATCTTCGCCTACGCCGAGATGTTCCGCCGCAAGGGCGAGGTCGACGGTGAGTACCTCATCGCTCCGGTCGTCGTGGACCGGGCCACCACCCTGCAGACCGGCACGATGTCCAACGACCTGTACGCGGGCATCGCCGCGTCCCGTGGATGGGAGACCCCGCCCGGCAACTTCGGACTCGGATTCTCCCTGTCCGGCACCGGATCCCACGCATCCTTCTTCGGGCCGTTCACCTCGCCCCGCACCTTCGGCAACTACGGCGCCGGCTCCTCGCTGTTCTGGGTCGACCCCGAACTCGACATGACCTTCGTCTTCCTCTCGGCCGGCTGCATGGACGAGGGCGACAACGTCGCCCGGTTCCAGAAGCTGTCCACCATGGCTGCTGCCGCGGCCGTCTGA
- a CDS encoding cytochrome P450 has protein sequence MTLTPEAPAPRCPVAHGFDALGDDYFVDPAAHFAKFRDETPVFFYPHLNAWIVTRRDDVETVLADWQKFTSGGNSGTIDVPEQFRAIVPPNLITQMLVGSDPPGHTDHRFVAQRGFTKARMQALQPEIEARAHRIIDRFEANGTANLVTEYALELTTGTIMAHMGLGYEHDAMMRQLRDDFAMILASAAEPMAEPMRTQVWQRYVDATLVLRGIIDERRENPGTDLISDMAIVTGKDGEPMLSSAQIAVHLTEFAMAGVDSTTQAVSNAVLFLAQNPEVLAEAIADPELWSRVFEETVRRRPSSTFAARQAEQDIELGGAQIEKGDMVWMALASANTDPARTARPFEFDIHRPDPEDHLAFTQGRHTCLGQALARVQGATALKVLFERLPSLRPATEVPLDFLPIALLPVRRTLPVTWDVADVECAKTTVARHFSLTVLERREEADGVVSLTLGHADGQALPQWKPGAHAEVRLGEGDDALVRQYSLCSSPQDASRWRIGVLREPASRGGSTFVHDRLHEGSTVTVGLPRNNFPLRPAKRYVFVAGGIGITPILPMIEQVEAQGAQWSLMYGGRTRASMAFLGELERYGDKVTVRPQDEYGLLDLAGLLAEPADDTLIYCCGPEPLLQAIEAASTHWPVGSLVTERFAAKQIVRTEPDVAFEVEFAVSGITATVPPDRTVLEVAEEHGVRALSSCLEGTCGTCETRIVAGRADHRDSILTATEQEANETMMICVSRAEKGCPKLVLDA, from the coding sequence ATGACCCTCACCCCCGAAGCCCCGGCGCCACGCTGCCCGGTGGCACACGGCTTCGACGCTCTCGGTGACGACTACTTCGTCGATCCCGCAGCACATTTCGCGAAGTTCCGCGACGAGACGCCGGTCTTCTTCTACCCGCACCTGAATGCGTGGATCGTCACCCGCCGCGACGATGTCGAGACCGTGCTCGCCGACTGGCAGAAGTTCACCTCCGGTGGAAACTCCGGCACCATCGACGTGCCCGAACAGTTCCGCGCGATCGTCCCGCCGAACCTGATCACCCAGATGCTCGTCGGTTCCGACCCGCCGGGCCACACCGACCACCGCTTCGTCGCGCAGCGCGGCTTCACCAAGGCGCGCATGCAGGCCCTGCAGCCCGAGATCGAGGCCCGCGCGCACCGCATCATCGACCGGTTCGAGGCGAACGGCACGGCCAACCTGGTCACCGAATACGCCCTCGAGCTCACCACCGGAACGATCATGGCGCACATGGGACTCGGCTACGAGCACGACGCCATGATGCGGCAGCTCCGCGACGACTTCGCCATGATCCTCGCCTCGGCCGCCGAACCGATGGCCGAGCCGATGCGCACCCAGGTGTGGCAGCGCTACGTCGACGCCACGCTCGTGCTGCGCGGAATCATCGACGAGCGACGTGAGAACCCGGGCACGGATCTCATCTCGGACATGGCGATCGTCACCGGCAAGGACGGCGAACCGATGCTGTCGTCGGCCCAGATCGCCGTGCACCTCACGGAATTCGCGATGGCCGGCGTCGACTCGACGACGCAGGCGGTGTCGAACGCGGTGCTGTTCCTGGCGCAGAACCCCGAGGTGCTCGCCGAGGCGATCGCCGATCCGGAGCTGTGGTCGCGGGTGTTCGAGGAGACCGTGCGACGCCGCCCGTCCTCGACCTTCGCGGCGCGGCAGGCCGAGCAGGACATCGAACTCGGCGGCGCGCAGATCGAGAAGGGCGACATGGTGTGGATGGCGCTCGCCAGTGCCAACACCGACCCGGCCCGCACCGCTCGCCCGTTCGAGTTCGACATCCACCGGCCCGATCCGGAGGACCACCTCGCCTTCACCCAGGGCCGGCACACCTGCCTCGGGCAGGCACTCGCCCGCGTGCAGGGTGCGACCGCGCTGAAGGTGCTGTTCGAGCGGCTGCCCTCGTTGCGGCCCGCCACCGAGGTGCCTCTGGACTTCCTGCCGATCGCGCTGCTCCCGGTGCGCCGGACCCTGCCGGTCACCTGGGACGTCGCCGACGTCGAATGCGCGAAGACGACCGTCGCACGCCACTTCTCGCTCACCGTCCTCGAACGGCGCGAGGAAGCGGACGGGGTCGTCTCGCTGACCCTCGGTCACGCCGACGGACAGGCCCTGCCGCAGTGGAAGCCCGGCGCGCACGCCGAGGTCCGGCTGGGCGAGGGCGACGACGCCCTGGTGCGTCAGTATTCGCTGTGCTCGTCGCCGCAGGACGCGTCGCGGTGGCGGATCGGTGTGCTGCGCGAGCCCGCCTCGCGCGGCGGATCGACCTTCGTCCACGACCGGCTGCACGAGGGTTCGACCGTCACGGTCGGACTGCCGCGCAACAACTTCCCGCTGCGGCCCGCGAAGCGGTACGTCTTCGTCGCCGGCGGCATCGGCATCACCCCGATCCTGCCGATGATCGAGCAGGTCGAGGCGCAGGGCGCGCAGTGGTCGTTGATGTACGGCGGCCGCACCCGCGCGTCCATGGCGTTCCTCGGTGAACTCGAACGGTACGGCGACAAGGTCACCGTGCGTCCGCAGGACGAGTACGGCCTGCTCGACCTCGCGGGTCTGCTCGCCGAACCCGCCGACGACACCCTGATCTACTGCTGTGGTCCGGAGCCGCTGCTGCAGGCGATCGAGGCGGCGAGCACGCACTGGCCCGTGGGATCGCTGGTCACCGAACGATTCGCCGCCAAGCAGATCGTCCGGACCGAACCCGACGTCGCGTTCGAGGTCGAGTTCGCTGTCTCGGGTATCACGGCGACGGTGCCGCCCGACCGGACCGTCCTCGAGGTCGCGGAGGAACACGGTGTCCGCGCGCTCTCGTCGTGCCTCGAGGGCACCTGCGGAACGTGTGAGACGCGCATCGTCGCCGGTCGTGCCGACCATCGCGACTCGATCCTCACCGCCACCGAGCAGGAGGCGAACGAGACGATGATGATCTGCGTGTCGCGAGCGGAGAAGGGCTGCCCGAAGCTCGTGCTCGACGCCTGA
- a CDS encoding TetR/AcrR family transcriptional regulator — MRAKLTRAEQKQATRDALVEAARVLFVDAGYTATTAEAIAKAAGVSRATFYLHFRSKAEIVQSHMAALEDPIAEAYARLDAIVDPALDDVVAWLEDHAEFWREHRPEFASMEQALSHEALVSDEWFAMLRRVAEGMRNLLGRQSDPDARRRARLHVTSMLMSTDRNFHFALVQGHDENFRELVSVLAEQWLFCLQRVG, encoded by the coding sequence GTGCGGGCCAAGCTGACCAGGGCCGAGCAGAAGCAGGCCACCCGCGACGCGCTCGTCGAAGCAGCGCGGGTGCTCTTCGTCGACGCCGGGTACACGGCCACGACGGCCGAAGCCATCGCCAAGGCCGCCGGGGTCTCCCGCGCAACCTTCTACCTGCACTTCCGGTCCAAGGCGGAGATCGTGCAGTCGCACATGGCGGCGCTCGAGGATCCCATCGCCGAGGCGTACGCACGACTCGACGCGATCGTCGATCCCGCACTCGACGATGTCGTCGCGTGGCTCGAGGACCACGCCGAGTTCTGGCGTGAGCACCGCCCCGAGTTCGCAAGTATGGAACAGGCGCTGTCGCACGAGGCGCTGGTGTCGGACGAGTGGTTCGCGATGCTCCGTCGGGTCGCGGAGGGGATGCGGAATCTGCTCGGGCGCCAATCGGATCCGGATGCGCGGCGGCGCGCTCGCCTCCACGTGACGTCGATGCTGATGTCGACGGACCGGAACTTCCACTTCGCGCTCGTGCAGGGACACGACGAGAACTTCCGTGAACTCGTCTCGGTGCTCGCCGAGCAGTGGTTGTTCTGTCTGCAGCGAGTGGGCTGA
- a CDS encoding VOC family protein — MTATIAMITFDTTDPAPLATWWAERTGGRIEQENDGWFVIVALPQGIRLGFQKVSDPTPGKNRVHLDLTAPDLDAEVERFVQAGAKEVHRENMGDDFRWVTLADPQGNLFCVAEGH; from the coding sequence ATGACAGCGACCATCGCGATGATCACCTTCGACACCACCGATCCGGCTCCGCTCGCGACGTGGTGGGCCGAGCGTACGGGCGGCCGCATCGAGCAGGAGAACGACGGCTGGTTCGTCATCGTCGCCCTGCCCCAGGGCATCCGGCTCGGTTTCCAGAAGGTGTCCGATCCGACACCCGGCAAGAACCGCGTGCACCTCGATCTCACCGCTCCCGATCTCGACGCCGAGGTCGAGCGCTTCGTGCAGGCCGGCGCGAAGGAGGTCCACCGCGAGAACATGGGCGACGACTTCCGCTGGGTGACGCTCGCCGACCCCCAGGGCAACCTGTTCTGCGTCGCCGAGGGCCACTGA
- a CDS encoding M18 family aminopeptidase, producing the protein MSSTRADARGLCNFVDLSPSPFHVCATVAAALTEAGFAELHEQQAWPSEPGRFFLVRGGSLIAWSTEGVADDPAAPFRIVGGHTDSPNLRVKQHPDLTSAGWRMVGLEPYGGAWLNSWLDRDLGISGRFTVRAGETTEDVLVRVDVPVLRVPQLAIHLSEDRKGVQLDPQRHVNGVWGVGTEPRSFIAWVAEQHGIDPGAVLGWELMTHDLAPSAVVGPGRDLVSAPRLDNQGTCYAGLHALLDAAEHVAAHGGPMPLLALFDHEEVGSMSDRGAFSELLNTVLERIVLLRGGGREEFLRARAGSIVASGDMAHATHPNYPERHEPAHRIAVNGGPVLKVNQNLRYASDATGAGAFALACEQAGVPLQRYVHRADLPCGSTIGPITASRTGITTVDVGAPQLAMHSAREFMGADDVTSYAQALTAFLTPAS; encoded by the coding sequence ATGTCTTCCACGCGTGCCGATGCTCGGGGTCTCTGTAATTTCGTCGACCTGTCGCCGTCGCCGTTCCACGTCTGCGCCACCGTCGCCGCGGCGCTGACCGAAGCGGGCTTCGCCGAACTGCACGAGCAGCAGGCCTGGCCCTCCGAACCGGGACGCTTCTTCCTGGTGCGCGGCGGGTCGCTGATCGCGTGGAGCACCGAGGGTGTCGCCGACGATCCGGCCGCGCCCTTCCGCATCGTCGGTGGGCACACCGACAGCCCCAACCTGCGGGTCAAGCAGCATCCCGACCTCACGTCGGCGGGCTGGCGGATGGTGGGGCTCGAACCGTACGGCGGTGCGTGGCTCAACTCGTGGCTCGACCGCGACCTCGGGATCTCCGGGCGCTTCACCGTGCGCGCGGGGGAGACGACCGAGGACGTCCTCGTCCGCGTCGACGTGCCGGTCCTGCGGGTCCCGCAGCTCGCCATCCACCTGTCCGAGGACCGCAAGGGCGTCCAGCTCGACCCGCAGCGCCACGTGAACGGCGTCTGGGGGGTCGGCACCGAACCGCGCTCGTTCATCGCGTGGGTCGCCGAGCAGCACGGTATCGACCCGGGCGCGGTGCTCGGCTGGGAGCTGATGACCCACGACCTTGCGCCGAGCGCGGTCGTCGGGCCGGGCCGCGACCTGGTCAGCGCTCCGCGTCTCGACAACCAGGGCACCTGCTACGCCGGACTGCACGCCCTGCTCGACGCCGCGGAGCACGTCGCAGCTCACGGTGGCCCGATGCCGCTCCTCGCCCTGTTCGACCACGAGGAGGTCGGCAGCATGTCCGACCGCGGCGCCTTCTCGGAACTGCTCAACACCGTCCTCGAACGGATCGTCCTGCTCCGGGGCGGCGGACGCGAGGAGTTCCTCCGCGCCCGCGCCGGCTCGATCGTCGCGTCGGGCGACATGGCGCACGCCACGCACCCCAACTATCCCGAGCGGCACGAACCCGCTCACCGCATCGCGGTGAACGGCGGACCGGTCCTGAAGGTGAACCAGAACCTGCGGTACGCGAGCGACGCGACCGGCGCCGGAGCCTTCGCGCTGGCCTGCGAGCAGGCGGGAGTCCCGCTGCAGCGGTACGTGCACCGCGCCGACCTGCCGTGCGGCTCGACGATCGGCCCGATCACCGCGTCGAGGACCGGCATCACGACCGTCGACGTCGGCGCCCCACAACTCGCCATGCACTCGGCGCGCGAGTTCATGGGCGCGGACGACGTGACGAGCTATGCGCAGGCCCTGACCGCTTTCCTGACCCCGGCATCGTGA
- a CDS encoding Uma2 family endonuclease gives MTAFARPEAPAGDTLKTVVSGRRERGNAVDVPSYPDHLLSLAEWAALPESDGHHVEVCEGVLVAAPAPGAAHDHAAVTLALLLDEKLPDEWCALGGVEVLVAEKPLTVRCPDVIVVGRSLVDADPDRAPISEVKLVVEVTVDGTARTDRVTKFSEYAEAGVPQYWIVDLGGPPVIATFTLVDGWYRFDGEHSGTVTLDALGTEVAVTPSELVPAPVNPVAPAQR, from the coding sequence GTGACCGCGTTCGCCCGCCCCGAAGCACCCGCCGGTGACACACTGAAGACGGTCGTGTCCGGTCGGAGAGAACGGGGGAATGCAGTGGACGTCCCGTCCTACCCCGATCATCTGCTGTCCCTCGCCGAGTGGGCGGCCCTGCCCGAATCCGACGGGCACCACGTGGAGGTGTGCGAGGGCGTGCTCGTCGCTGCGCCCGCGCCGGGGGCGGCGCACGATCACGCCGCGGTGACCTTGGCGTTGCTCCTCGACGAAAAGCTGCCCGACGAATGGTGCGCGCTCGGAGGCGTCGAGGTGCTGGTCGCGGAGAAGCCGCTGACGGTGCGGTGCCCCGACGTGATCGTCGTGGGACGCTCCCTCGTCGACGCCGACCCCGATCGGGCACCGATCTCCGAGGTGAAGCTGGTCGTGGAGGTCACCGTCGACGGCACCGCCCGCACCGACCGGGTCACGAAGTTCTCCGAATATGCGGAGGCCGGCGTCCCGCAGTACTGGATCGTCGATCTCGGCGGGCCGCCGGTGATCGCGACCTTCACGCTCGTCGACGGGTGGTACCGATTCGACGGGGAGCACTCGGGCACCGTCACCCTCGATGCGCTGGGCACCGAGGTGGCCGTCACACCGTCGGAGCTCGTGCCCGCACCGGTGAACCCCGTCGCGCCTGCGCAGCGATAG
- the purL gene encoding phosphoribosylformylglycinamidine synthase subunit PurL yields MSPHVDTVSHAAETPDAAQPYRELGLKEDEYTRIKEILGRRPTDAELAMYSVMWSEHCSYKSSKVHLRYFGETTTDEMRESMLAGIGENAGVVDIGDGWAVTFKVESHNHPSYIEPYQGAATGVGGIVRDIMAMGARPIAVMDQLRFGAADHPDTRRVVDGVVRGVGGYGNSLGLPNVGGETVFDASYQGNPLVNALCAGAMRVEDLHLAHASGTGNKVILFGARTGLDGIGGVSVLASETFDDSAGGRPKKLPSVQVGDPFTEKVLIECCLDLYREKLVVGIQDLGGAGLSCATSELAAAGDGGMHINLERVPTRAKGMTPAEVLSSESQERMCAVVTPDNVDAFMDVCKKWDVLATVIGEVTDGDHLVIDWHGETVVDVPPRTVAHEGPVYERPVERPASQDALIANTTAGLKRPQTADELRETLLKMLASPALCSRKWITEQYDRYVRGNTVLAENADAGVVRIDEETGRGIALATDASGRYTQLDPYAGAQLALAEAYRNVAVTGSTPKAVSNCLNFGSPEDPGVMWQFQQAVRGLADGCAKLGIPVTGGNVSFYNQTGATAILPTPVVAVLGVIDDVHRRIPTGIGLEPGETLILLGETRDEFDGSIWAQVEHDHLGGVPPKVDLDRERLLSEILTAGSRDGLISAAHDLSEGGLAQAVVEAALAGETGCRVLIPEGADPFVTLFSESAGRVLVAVPRTEESRFTGMCTARNMPWVRIGVVDEGSDSVEVQGLFSIPMTELREVWEGTLPALFG; encoded by the coding sequence GTGTCACCGCACGTGGATACCGTCTCCCACGCCGCCGAAACCCCCGACGCCGCTCAGCCCTATCGGGAGCTGGGTCTGAAGGAAGACGAGTACACCCGGATCAAGGAGATCCTGGGCCGTCGCCCCACCGACGCCGAACTCGCCATGTACTCGGTGATGTGGTCCGAGCACTGCTCCTACAAGTCGTCGAAGGTGCACCTGCGCTACTTCGGCGAGACCACCACCGACGAGATGCGCGAGTCGATGCTCGCCGGCATCGGTGAGAACGCCGGTGTCGTCGACATCGGCGACGGCTGGGCCGTCACCTTCAAGGTCGAGTCGCACAACCATCCGTCGTACATCGAGCCGTACCAGGGCGCCGCGACCGGCGTGGGCGGCATCGTCCGCGACATCATGGCCATGGGCGCCCGCCCGATCGCCGTGATGGACCAGCTCCGCTTCGGCGCGGCCGATCACCCCGACACCCGTCGCGTCGTCGACGGTGTCGTGCGCGGTGTCGGCGGCTACGGCAACTCCCTGGGTCTGCCCAACGTCGGTGGCGAGACCGTCTTCGACGCCTCCTACCAGGGCAACCCGCTCGTGAACGCGCTGTGCGCGGGTGCGATGCGCGTGGAGGACCTGCACCTCGCCCACGCTTCCGGCACGGGTAACAAGGTCATCCTGTTCGGCGCCCGCACCGGTCTCGACGGCATCGGCGGCGTGTCCGTTCTCGCCTCCGAGACCTTCGACGACAGCGCCGGTGGTCGCCCCAAGAAGCTTCCGAGCGTGCAGGTGGGCGACCCCTTCACCGAGAAGGTGCTCATCGAGTGCTGCCTCGACCTCTACCGCGAGAAGCTCGTCGTCGGCATCCAGGACCTCGGCGGCGCCGGTCTGTCCTGCGCGACGTCCGAGCTCGCCGCCGCCGGCGACGGTGGCATGCACATCAACCTCGAGCGTGTCCCGACGCGCGCGAAGGGCATGACCCCGGCCGAGGTGCTGTCCTCGGAGTCGCAGGAACGCATGTGCGCGGTCGTCACGCCCGACAACGTCGACGCCTTCATGGACGTCTGCAAGAAGTGGGACGTCCTGGCCACCGTCATCGGTGAGGTCACCGACGGCGACCACCTCGTCATCGACTGGCACGGCGAGACCGTCGTCGACGTGCCGCCGCGCACGGTCGCGCACGAGGGCCCGGTCTACGAGCGTCCCGTCGAGCGTCCGGCCTCGCAGGACGCGCTGATCGCGAACACCACCGCCGGTCTGAAGCGTCCGCAGACCGCCGACGAGCTGCGCGAGACGCTGCTGAAGATGCTCGCGTCGCCGGCGCTGTGCAGCCGCAAGTGGATCACCGAGCAGTACGACCGCTACGTGCGCGGCAACACTGTGCTCGCCGAGAACGCCGACGCCGGTGTGGTCCGCATCGACGAGGAGACCGGCCGCGGCATCGCGCTCGCGACCGACGCCTCGGGCCGCTACACGCAGCTCGATCCGTACGCGGGCGCCCAGCTCGCCCTCGCCGAGGCCTACCGCAACGTCGCCGTCACCGGCTCGACGCCGAAGGCCGTCTCGAACTGCCTGAACTTCGGTTCGCCCGAGGATCCGGGCGTGATGTGGCAGTTCCAGCAGGCCGTGCGCGGCCTCGCGGACGGCTGCGCGAAGCTCGGCATCCCCGTCACCGGCGGCAACGTCAGCTTCTACAACCAGACCGGCGCCACCGCGATCCTGCCGACCCCGGTCGTCGCCGTGCTCGGTGTGATCGACGACGTGCACCGCCGCATCCCCACCGGCATCGGCCTCGAGCCGGGCGAGACGCTGATCCTGCTCGGTGAGACCCGCGACGAGTTCGACGGCTCCATCTGGGCGCAGGTCGAGCACGACCATCTCGGTGGTGTCCCGCCGAAGGTCGATCTCGACCGTGAGCGGCTGCTGTCGGAGATCCTCACCGCCGGTTCGCGCGACGGCCTGATCTCCGCCGCGCACGACCTGTCCGAGGGTGGCCTCGCGCAGGCCGTCGTCGAGGCCGCGCTCGCGGGTGAGACCGGCTGCCGCGTGCTGATCCCCGAGGGCGCCGATCCGTTCGTGACGCTGTTCTCCGAGTCGGCCGGCCGCGTGCTCGTGGCCGTACCGCGCACCGAGGAGTCGCGCTTCACCGGTATGTGCACCGCACGCAACATGCCGTGGGTGCGCATCGGTGTCGTCGACGAGGGATCCGACTCCGTCGAGGTCCAGGGCCTGTTCTCGATCCCCATGACCGAGCTGCGCGAGGTGTGGGAAGGGACCCTGCCTGCCCTGTTCGGGTAA